A genome region from Prionailurus bengalensis isolate Pbe53 chromosome B4, Fcat_Pben_1.1_paternal_pri, whole genome shotgun sequence includes the following:
- the LOC122473041 gene encoding olfactory receptor 2AP1-like: MGNQTSVIEFILLGLTADPELQAVLFLFLLLTYVLSIMGNLTIIILTTLDYRLQTPMYFFLRNFSILEISFTSVFVPKMLVNIGTGDRTISFAACFTQYFFAILLGATEFYLLAAMSFDRYVAICKPLHYTTVMSRRLCIQLVLCSWLSGILVVIGPHIMTLQLPFCASNIINHYCCDYTVLLRLACSDTHFIEVMEFILAAVTLIFTLVLVILSYTYIIRTILRIPSVQQRKKAFSTCSSHVIVVSLSYGSCIFMYINPSVKDAETFNKGVAVLNTSVAPLLNPFIYTLRNKQVKIAFKDMVSKVTAFSRK; this comes from the coding sequence ATGGGCAACCAGACATCAGTGATAGAGTTCATTCTTCTTGGACTGACAGCTGACCCTGAGCTTCAGGctgtgcttttcctttttctgctgctAACTTACGTCTTAAGCATCATGGGAAACTTGACCATCATCATTCTGACCACGCTGGATTATCGCCTCCAGACTCCTATGTATTTCTTCCTCCGGAATTTTTCCATTCTGGAAATATCTTTTACCTCTGTCTTTGTTCCCAAAATGCTAGTCAACATTGGAACTGGAGACAGGACTATCTCCTTTGCTGCTTGTTTCACTCAGTATTTTTTTGCCATCCTTCTGGGAGCAACCGAGTTTTATCTTTTAGCTGCCATGTCCTTTGACCGCTACGTTGCCATTTGCAAACCCCTACACTATACAACTGTAATGAGCAGGAGACTCTGCATTCAACTTGTCTTGTGTTCCTGGCTCTCGGGTATTTTGGTTGTCATTGGGCCTCATATAATGACTCTCCAGCTGCCTTTCTGTGCATCCAACATCATCAATCATTACTGCTGTGACTACACTGTACTGTTGCGTCTAGCTTGTTCAGACACACATTTCATAGAAGTGATGGAGTTCATCTTGGCTGCAGTCACCCTCATCTTCACCTTGGTGCTAGTGATCCTTTCCTACACGTACATTATCAGGACAATTCTGAGAATCCCCTCTgttcaacagagaaaaaaagctttttctACATGTTCCTCTCATGTGATTGTGGTCTCACTATCTTATGGAAGTTGTATCTTTATGTACATAAATCCTTCTGTTAAGGATGCAGAAACTTTTAATAAGGGCGTGGCTGTTTTAAATACATCAGTTGCCCCTCTGTTGAACCCTTTCATCTATACCCTCAGGAATAAGCAAGTGAAAATAGCCTTCAAAGATATGGTCAGCAAAGTAACagctttttcaagaaaataa